One Arcobacter sp. FWKO B genomic window, ACTCCCTTCTTTTGGTATAATCAACCCAATAATCACCACCATAACTTGTACTAAACTCCGCACAGATTTTTGCCGCTGTTTCAATAACATTAATTGGTAATTCTTTTTTTGAAGTTGGTACTATTACATGAGCAGATGGACTATCTTTTAAATGAAACCAAAAATCATTTGCTTTAGCATTTTCTAAAAGTTCTATATTTTCTCTTTCATTTCTTCCTAACATTATTTTATAGCCATCTACCATAAACAGCTGATAATTATGCTCTTTTTTTGTTTTTGTCTGATTTTTTTCTTTTTTAGGTAAATAAAATTCAAGCTCATTTACACTTTTTGCATTCAAAATAATTTGCTGAACTTTTTTAATAAAAGAGAGTTTTTGCTCTAAATTTTCTTTTTCTATATATAAATTTTGAGCTTTTTGTTTATACTTTTTGGCTGTTGTAAAAAGTTTATTTATATACATTGATACATTAGATACATTGGACAAATCAAAACTTACTTTATTACCTGAAAAATCTTCTAAAACTACATCTTTTTGATATGGTTTTATTAAATAAGTATTAGACAATAGTATATTTGCTTTAATATATGTCTCTTGTGAATCTAATTCTAAAGCCTCTTTATTAGGGAGAGAATTGAGAATATTTTGTATTTTTTGTTCTTCCTTTTTAAGTAAATTTAATTTTACAGACTTTATATTTTGGAGTACTTTTGACTCTTTTTTATCATATATATCATATAGATACTCTTCAATATCATCAATTACTGAAGACTTTGGAGAATATGATGGTAAGGGGATAGCGTCAAGTTTTTGTCCAACTTTAACTACCCTTGTAGATATATTCTCACTAATATGTCTTAATGCTTCTAAAACTATTTCATTTTGATCAAGTATTATAATATTTGTATTTGTTCCTGTAAATTCAAGTTGTAAGTAAGTAATTTCCTCTTTATAACTACTCTTTGAAGATATTTCAAATCTAATTATCCTATCATTGTTAAGTAAAAAAACTTTTTTTATAGTAGTATTTGTAAATTTCTTTTGTAAAATAATATCAAATGGGGCGTTGAAGTTTCTTGACTCAACATTAGCATGTTTTATTTTATAAACTTGTGAATTTCCTTTTGTTAAATCAAAATATATTATATTCAATTTGTCAAATTCTATCTTTATTGTATTGTTATCTACCCTTTTTATTATTTTAATATTTTTAAAATTCTGAAGATATGTGACTATAGCACTTAGTTCGTAATGTTTCATAATTAAATCCATTCATATTATTAAATAATTTTTTTTAGTCACTCAATTTTGCCAAAAATACAAAATGTTACAAATTGGCTTGTATTATTATAAAACAAAATAATATCATAGTTTTAATTTAACTTTTATTTTAATTAGTTTATAATGACTCAATTCAAAAAACTAAGGAGATTGTAATGAACAAATTACTAAAAATCGCTATGGCTGGTGCTTTACTTTTAGGGATCACTGCTACTGTTGCAAGTGCTAGTCCAGATAGAGGTCAAAGAATATATCAAAAAGACTTAAATGGTCCTTGTAATGCTACAGGAGCAAAAGTTGCAGCTGCTCATTCTCAAGATGAGTGGAAAGATATTAAAGAATCAGGTAAACTTGGAGAAGCAATGAATAAAATTTGCCCAAATTTACCAGCAACTTTCTTTGAAGGTAAAAATGAAAGATACATAGATAGTCTATTTGATTTCTTTATCCACTATGCAAATGATTCAGGAAATGTACCATCTTGCTAATTAGTTAGTTCTATTTTTAAGATTATTTAAAGGGAGGGTTAATTGCCCTCCCTTTTTTAGTGCATTGAATAATAATTTAAGAAAATAAGTTTAAATTATAAGTTGATTTTAATTAAAATCACTATAAAATGACTTAAATAAAAAATAAAAGGGGAAAATATGAAAAAGTTCATTAAGGGCTTATTGGCTGTTGCTTTATTAAGCACATCGTTGTTTGCTGCTTCAAATTTGAAAATAATCAAAATGGAAGAGGCTAAAAAGTATTATGATGAGAAAAGTGCATTGTTTATAGATGCAAGACCACTTAATCTATACCTAAGAGGTACTATTCCTGGTGCTATATATATGGATTATAAAGAGTATGATAAACTAAAAAAATTTTTACCAGCTGATAAGAAAGTTACAATAGTGACTTTTTGTAATGGTTTAAAATGTGAACATTCTGATCACCTAGCAGAGTTTTTACAAAAAGATGGTTATAAAAATGTTTTAGTTTACAAAGGTGGATATCCTGAGTGGACTGAGAAAAAAGAGCCTGCAATGGGTATCTTAAAAGAGTGTAAAGAAGAGTCTAAAGAAGCTTACAAACCAAAAAGAGATGCTGTTACAATTAAAGGTGCTACAGTTCACTTAATAGATGGTGATGATACTATGATAGATCAGTTCTGGTTTGCTCCTAAAGTTGTTGCTGGTGAAATACCTGCAAATGTTCAACTTATTGATATAAGA contains:
- a CDS encoding NFACT RNA binding domain-containing protein, with translation MKHYELSAIVTYLQNFKNIKIIKRVDNNTIKIEFDKLNIIYFDLTKGNSQVYKIKHANVESRNFNAPFDIILQKKFTNTTIKKVFLLNNDRIIRFEISSKSSYKEEITYLQLEFTGTNTNIIILDQNEIVLEALRHISENISTRVVKVGQKLDAIPLPSYSPKSSVIDDIEEYLYDIYDKKESKVLQNIKSVKLNLLKKEEQKIQNILNSLPNKEALELDSQETYIKANILLSNTYLIKPYQKDVVLEDFSGNKVSFDLSNVSNVSMYINKLFTTAKKYKQKAQNLYIEKENLEQKLSFIKKVQQIILNAKSVNELEFYLPKKEKNQTKTKKEHNYQLFMVDGYKIMLGRNERENIELLENAKANDFWFHLKDSPSAHVIVPTSKKELPINVIETAAKICAEFSTSYGGDYWVDYTKRRELKIQTKANVLYNNYQTIKVKV
- a CDS encoding cytochrome C; the encoded protein is MNKLLKIAMAGALLLGITATVASASPDRGQRIYQKDLNGPCNATGAKVAAAHSQDEWKDIKESGKLGEAMNKICPNLPATFFEGKNERYIDSLFDFFIHYANDSGNVPSC
- a CDS encoding rhodanese-like domain-containing protein, with the translated sequence MKKFIKGLLAVALLSTSLFAASNLKIIKMEEAKKYYDEKSALFIDARPLNLYLRGTIPGAIYMDYKEYDKLKKFLPADKKVTIVTFCNGLKCEHSDHLAEFLQKDGYKNVLVYKGGYPEWTEKKEPAMGILKECKEESKEAYKPKRDAVTIKGATVHLIDGDDTMIDQFWFAPKVVAGEIPANVQLIDIRKADQFAEGHLPGAINVPLDADGKLDGSKLPKDKFNVVYCNTGMQSTGAVSSLKDNDGSVVYFDATIKCEGTKCTVEPNELL